From one Dyella sp. 2HG41-7 genomic stretch:
- the tolA gene encoding cell envelope integrity protein TolA, translating to MDDRNTKGTPLAVVLSAVLHLGIVAFLFLAMLSCSSYEAFLTALHLPNPITCTPPPMQLSGPVIEATLIGNTAAPPPKSEKVKPIPNTVPPPPSVPPPTPPQIEQPKVSQLPPPPEHPDVVDQERVVQDAAQKAEDAKKLQEEKERQRQADLDAQAAKKKAEQEKVDQLFKQLDAASSQTQKLDNKAKQAKQQLADLQNAKANGLENLPNADQRQTGNNGKSTLLDQYRAAIQNAVTQNWIRPDNMPNAPCVVHIVQLPGGNVMSAKASSSCPYDAAGKKSVEDAALRAQPLPYKGFESVFAREIDVIFTPQ from the coding sequence ATGGACGACCGTAACACCAAGGGCACACCCCTAGCGGTCGTCCTATCGGCCGTTCTCCATTTGGGTATCGTGGCATTCCTGTTTCTGGCGATGCTCTCGTGCTCGTCGTACGAGGCGTTTTTGACGGCCCTGCATTTGCCCAATCCGATCACGTGTACGCCACCGCCGATGCAGCTCAGCGGTCCGGTGATCGAGGCCACGTTGATCGGCAATACCGCCGCACCTCCACCCAAATCGGAAAAAGTGAAGCCGATTCCGAACACCGTGCCGCCGCCGCCGTCGGTGCCGCCGCCCACGCCGCCACAAATCGAGCAGCCCAAGGTGAGCCAGTTGCCGCCGCCGCCGGAACATCCGGATGTCGTCGATCAGGAGCGCGTGGTGCAAGACGCAGCGCAAAAGGCCGAAGACGCCAAGAAGCTGCAAGAAGAGAAAGAACGTCAGCGCCAGGCCGATTTGGACGCCCAGGCGGCCAAAAAGAAAGCCGAACAGGAAAAAGTGGATCAGCTGTTCAAGCAGCTGGATGCCGCTTCGTCGCAGACGCAAAAGCTCGACAACAAGGCCAAGCAGGCTAAACAGCAGCTTGCCGATTTGCAGAATGCGAAGGCGAACGGCCTGGAGAACCTGCCCAATGCCGACCAGCGGCAGACCGGCAACAACGGCAAGAGCACCTTGCTGGACCAGTACCGCGCGGCGATTCAGAACGCCGTCACGCAGAATTGGATCAGGCCGGATAACATGCCGAACGCACCCTGCGTGGTCCATATCGTGCAGCTTCCAGGGGGCAATGTGATGAGCGCCAAGGCTTCGTCCAGTTGCCCTTATGACGCTGCTGGAAAGAAATCCGTCGAAGACGCTGCGTTGCGCGCTCAGCCATTGCCGTACAAAGGCTTTGAAAGCGTGTTCGCGCGTGAAATTGATGTCATCTTCACTCCGCAGTGA
- the tolB gene encoding Tol-Pal system beta propeller repeat protein TolB, translating to MRKSFRSLITFSLLLMAALVVGPVSAQTLSVQVVGGIKSATPVVVVPFAQTGAPMPTDVADVIRNDLNRCGKFRSLAVSEIVEQPSQGSDIKFATWRLLKQDYIVIGRIKDAGNGMVTVEYELWDVNRQQRLLGSAMPPAPVSDLRNVAHQVADAIYQQITGVRGAFWTRIAYVTMVGSGNNATYSLIVADSDGYNPQVVARSHEALLSPKWSPDGTRIAYVSFESGNSAIYIQNITTGARQLISGRAKGINGAPAWSPDGTKLAISLSYTGNPEIYVMDLAGRQETRLTRSLAINTEPVWSPDGQSIYFTSDRSGRPQIYRVSAGGGTPDRVSFQGQQNLDASVSFDGKQIAMVQANGNVYRIAITDQSLGGQVRFISPGPIDESPSFAPNASMLIYAAVDGSRDVLYAVSSDGMVRQRLALADGDVREPAWGPYRTK from the coding sequence ATGCGCAAATCATTCCGATCACTGATCACCTTTTCCTTACTGCTGATGGCCGCTTTGGTCGTTGGCCCTGTCTCTGCACAGACCTTGAGCGTGCAGGTCGTCGGCGGCATCAAGTCGGCGACGCCGGTCGTGGTGGTGCCGTTCGCTCAAACCGGCGCGCCAATGCCGACCGACGTGGCGGACGTGATTCGCAACGATCTCAATCGTTGCGGCAAATTCCGCTCGTTGGCGGTCAGCGAAATCGTCGAACAGCCGAGCCAGGGTTCGGACATCAAGTTCGCCACGTGGCGCTTGCTGAAGCAGGATTACATCGTCATCGGCCGCATCAAAGATGCCGGCAACGGCATGGTGACGGTCGAATACGAACTGTGGGACGTCAATCGTCAGCAGCGCCTGCTGGGTAGCGCGATGCCGCCTGCGCCGGTGAGCGATCTGCGCAATGTCGCGCACCAAGTCGCCGACGCCATCTATCAGCAGATCACCGGCGTGCGCGGCGCGTTTTGGACGCGCATCGCTTACGTCACGATGGTCGGCAGCGGCAACAATGCGACCTATTCGTTGATCGTGGCCGATTCGGATGGCTACAACCCGCAGGTGGTGGCGCGTTCGCACGAAGCATTGCTTTCGCCGAAGTGGTCGCCCGACGGCACCCGCATTGCGTACGTTTCTTTCGAGAGCGGCAATTCGGCCATCTACATCCAGAACATCACTACAGGCGCGCGTCAGCTTATTTCCGGTCGCGCGAAGGGCATCAACGGCGCGCCGGCCTGGTCGCCCGATGGCACCAAGCTTGCTATTTCGCTGTCCTACACGGGCAATCCCGAGATCTACGTGATGGACCTGGCCGGCCGTCAGGAAACCCGCCTGACCCGTAGCCTGGCGATCAACACCGAGCCGGTGTGGTCGCCGGATGGCCAGAGCATCTACTTCACCTCCGACCGTTCCGGCCGTCCGCAGATCTACCGGGTTTCCGCCGGCGGCGGCACGCCCGATCGCGTCAGCTTCCAAGGCCAGCAAAATTTGGATGCTTCCGTCAGCTTCGACGGTAAGCAAATTGCCATGGTGCAGGCAAACGGGAACGTGTATCGTATCGCCATTACGGACCAGAGCCTCGGAGGGCAGGTGCGCTTCATCTCGCCCGGTCCGATCGACGAATCGCCAAGCTTCGCGCCGAACGCCAGTATGTTGATCTACGCCGCCGTCGATGGGTCTCGCGATGTGCTGTATGCCGTTTCCAGCGATGGCATGGTCAGGCAGCGCCTGGCGCTCGCCGATGGCGATGTTCGCGAACCGGCCTGGGGACCTTATCGCACGAAGTAA
- the pal gene encoding peptidoglycan-associated lipoprotein Pal has translation MNKTVRIALVALLCVGAAACTKKEVKTPPQQQQETTTAPAQQGTGKYTAADLDTDACLKQRVVYFDFDKDEVKPEFQQIMQCHAKFLQDVPTARMRLEGNADERGTREYNLGLGERRGNAVSSALQANGGSASQVNVISYGKEKPVCREHNEDCWSKNRRVEIVYTAT, from the coding sequence ATGAATAAGACCGTTCGTATCGCCCTGGTCGCCCTGCTTTGCGTGGGCGCGGCTGCTTGTACCAAGAAGGAAGTGAAGACCCCGCCGCAACAGCAGCAGGAAACCACGACCGCTCCCGCCCAGCAGGGCACCGGCAAGTACACCGCCGCTGACCTCGACACCGACGCCTGCCTGAAGCAGCGCGTTGTTTACTTCGACTTCGACAAGGACGAAGTGAAGCCGGAGTTCCAGCAGATCATGCAGTGCCATGCCAAGTTCCTGCAGGACGTCCCGACGGCCCGCATGCGTCTGGAAGGCAATGCCGACGAGCGCGGCACGCGTGAATACAACCTGGGTCTGGGCGAGCGCCGCGGCAATGCCGTGTCCAGCGCGCTGCAGGCGAACGGCGGTTCGGCCAGCCAGGTCAACGTGATCAGCTACGGCAAAGAAAAGCCGGTGTGCCGCGAGCACAACGAAGATTGCTGGAGCAAGAACCGTCGCGTTGAGATCGTCTACACGGCGACCTAA
- the ybgF gene encoding tol-pal system protein YbgF produces MVRLAHRFTANLSMAGALASALLFVAPVHAQSSPMSLSDRVARLEQQQQNQGQNKVDQLNQLQQMQSTMQQMQGQIEELQHQVQQLQDQSKAQYTDLDSRVGRLEKGANGNPASSGTAPAPAAASTATPPATNNAPAAAASAPAAPAESPAQKAAALAAYNAAFKSLRAGDYVASSRGFREFIQKYPNESLTPNAFYWLGESYYATTNYQVAVEAFKHLLSQYPQSDKIADATLKLGYSQLEMKQKDAGVATLKSVVAKYPNSNAAKLAQERLRRLSQPSR; encoded by the coding sequence GTGGTTCGATTGGCTCATCGTTTCACGGCCAATCTCAGCATGGCGGGCGCCTTGGCGTCCGCCTTGCTGTTTGTGGCGCCTGTGCATGCGCAAAGTTCGCCCATGAGCCTTTCCGATCGCGTTGCCCGCCTCGAGCAGCAACAGCAGAATCAAGGCCAGAACAAAGTCGATCAGCTCAATCAGCTGCAGCAGATGCAGTCGACGATGCAGCAGATGCAAGGGCAGATCGAAGAGTTACAGCATCAGGTCCAGCAACTGCAGGATCAGAGCAAAGCGCAGTACACGGATTTGGACAGTCGCGTCGGCCGCCTCGAAAAGGGCGCCAATGGCAATCCGGCGTCGTCCGGCACAGCGCCGGCTCCGGCTGCCGCGAGCACCGCGACACCGCCCGCGACCAACAACGCACCTGCCGCCGCAGCATCGGCACCAGCCGCGCCAGCCGAGTCGCCCGCGCAAAAAGCGGCCGCGCTTGCCGCGTATAACGCCGCATTCAAATCGTTGCGAGCAGGCGACTATGTAGCCTCTTCGCGCGGTTTTCGCGAGTTCATCCAGAAATATCCCAACGAGTCGCTGACACCCAATGCGTTCTATTGGCTGGGCGAGTCGTACTACGCCACCACCAACTATCAAGTTGCCGTGGAGGCGTTCAAACATCTGCTGAGCCAGTATCCGCAAAGCGACAAGATCGCCGACGCGACGCTCAAGCTTGGCTACAGCCAGTTGGAAATGAAGCAGAAGGACGCCGGCGTCGCGACCCTGAAATCGGTCGTCGCCAAGTACCCCAATTCGAACGCGGCCAAGCTTGCTCAGGAGCGTCTGCGTCGACTGTCGCAGCCGTCTCGTTAA
- the queE gene encoding 7-carboxy-7-deazaguanine synthase QueE: MAVSSNSASVETTTSASSAAERLRITEIFHSIQGEADAIGWRTVFVRLTGCPLRCVWCDTEYSFYGGNWRDIDDILAEVAAHGAKHVCVTGGEPLAQKRCLILLRKLCDLGYDVSLETSGALDVSTVDPRVRKVMDLKAPDSGELARNLWSNLDHLLAQDQVKIVIASRADYEWARGVVVEHGIDRKCMVLFSPVHGAIEPRALAEWIIEDKLPVRFQLQLHKLLWNDAPGH; encoded by the coding sequence ATGGCGGTGAGCAGTAATTCGGCGAGCGTGGAAACGACCACCTCGGCTTCTTCGGCGGCCGAACGTTTGCGCATCACCGAGATCTTCCATTCGATTCAGGGCGAGGCTGATGCAATCGGCTGGCGCACCGTCTTCGTTCGCCTGACCGGTTGCCCGTTGCGCTGCGTGTGGTGCGATACGGAGTATTCGTTCTACGGCGGTAACTGGCGCGATATCGACGATATCCTCGCCGAGGTCGCCGCGCATGGCGCCAAGCACGTTTGCGTCACCGGCGGCGAGCCGCTCGCGCAGAAGCGATGCCTGATATTGCTGCGCAAACTGTGCGATCTCGGTTACGACGTATCGCTGGAGACCTCCGGCGCGCTGGATGTTTCAACCGTCGATCCGCGCGTGCGCAAAGTGATGGATCTGAAAGCGCCCGATTCGGGCGAGCTCGCGCGCAATCTTTGGTCCAATCTCGATCATCTGCTTGCGCAGGATCAGGTCAAGATCGTGATCGCCAGCCGCGCCGATTACGAATGGGCGCGCGGCGTCGTGGTCGAGCATGGCATCGATCGGAAATGCATGGTGCTGTTCTCGCCCGTGCACGGCGCCATTGAGCCGCGCGCGTTGGCCGAGTGGATTATCGAAGACAAGTTGCCGGTGCGTTTTCAACTGCAGCTGCACAAGCTGCTGTGGAATGATGCGCCGGGGCATTGA
- the queC gene encoding 7-cyano-7-deazaguanine synthase QueC: MSGSTPRKAVVLVSGGMDSAVTIAIAREQGYQVYALSVAYGQRHSSELEAAERVAHMLGAVRHKTVHVDLRSIGGSALTADIDVPEQGGEGIPITYVPARNTIMLSIALGWAEVLGSTDIWCGVNAVDYSGYPDCRPAFIEAFETLANVATKAGVEGAGIRIHAPLMAMSKADIAREGHRLGVDFAATVSCYQADAEGRACGHCDACRLREQGFRQAGLPDPTRYA; encoded by the coding sequence ATGTCAGGTTCTACACCCCGCAAAGCCGTCGTCCTCGTTTCCGGGGGCATGGATTCGGCCGTGACCATCGCCATCGCGCGCGAACAGGGTTATCAGGTTTACGCACTGAGCGTGGCTTACGGTCAACGGCACAGTTCCGAGCTGGAAGCCGCTGAGCGCGTCGCACATATGCTCGGCGCCGTCAGACATAAAACGGTGCATGTCGATCTGCGTTCGATCGGCGGCTCCGCGCTCACGGCCGATATCGACGTTCCGGAGCAGGGCGGTGAAGGCATTCCCATCACTTACGTACCGGCGCGCAACACCATCATGCTGTCGATTGCGTTGGGTTGGGCCGAGGTGCTCGGCTCCACCGACATCTGGTGCGGCGTCAATGCGGTGGACTATTCCGGCTATCCGGATTGCCGTCCGGCGTTTATCGAAGCCTTCGAGACGCTTGCCAATGTGGCGACCAAGGCGGGCGTGGAAGGCGCCGGTATCCGCATTCATGCGCCGCTGATGGCCATGAGCAAAGCCGACATCGCGCGCGAAGGCCATCGATTGGGCGTGGACTTCGCCGCCACCGTCAGCTGCTATCAGGCCGATGCCGAGGGCCGCGCCTGTGGTCATTGCGACGCCTGCCGTTTGCGTGAGCAGGGATTTCGTCAGGCGGGTTTGCCCGACCCCACCCGATATGCCTGA
- a CDS encoding aldose epimerase: MHDTTPPRDSAQNPLEPGPIIRIAHGALAVDIAPAAGGRIAQITFDQHAWLIGHSAGHEAMIAWGSYPMLPWAGRIRHGRFRFQGHDYRLPINLGDHAIHGVALDASWHVDARSHTSVALSLQLPEDERWPFGGIARQLIEVGERRLRMVLTLSAGKHAMPATIGWHPWFRKPDRIDFAPDYVYPRDAEGIATLPLAPPPAGPWDDCFLNTKPVMLYRNGQQVRLTSDCDHWVVYDETSHATCVEPQSGPPDAFNLVPSATIAAAESLSAWFLMEW, from the coding sequence GTGCACGACACGACGCCGCCACGCGATAGCGCGCAAAATCCGCTGGAGCCCGGCCCGATTATTCGGATCGCGCACGGTGCGCTCGCCGTCGACATCGCCCCTGCAGCGGGCGGCCGCATTGCGCAGATCACCTTCGACCAACACGCGTGGCTGATCGGTCACAGCGCCGGGCACGAAGCCATGATCGCTTGGGGAAGCTATCCGATGCTTCCTTGGGCGGGACGCATACGCCATGGGCGATTCCGTTTCCAGGGTCACGACTATCGGCTTCCCATCAATCTCGGCGATCACGCGATTCACGGCGTCGCACTCGATGCGTCATGGCACGTCGATGCGCGATCGCACACGAGCGTCGCGCTTTCGTTGCAGTTGCCCGAAGACGAGCGCTGGCCGTTCGGCGGTATCGCTCGCCAGCTTATCGAGGTCGGCGAGCGGCGATTGCGGATGGTGCTGACACTCAGCGCGGGCAAGCATGCGATGCCTGCGACGATCGGATGGCATCCCTGGTTTCGGAAGCCGGATCGTATCGATTTCGCTCCTGACTATGTCTATCCGCGCGACGCGGAAGGCATCGCCACGCTTCCTTTGGCGCCACCGCCTGCTGGTCCGTGGGACGATTGTTTTCTCAACACCAAGCCCGTGATGCTCTATCGCAATGGACAACAGGTTCGCCTGACGTCAGATTGCGATCATTGGGTGGTGTACGACGAAACCTCTCACGCGACGTGCGTCGAACCGCAAAGCGGTCCGCCGGATGCCTTCAATCTTGTTCCGTCGGCGACGATCGCGGCGGCCGAGTCCCTCTCCGCGTGGTTTTTGATGGAGTGGTAG
- a CDS encoding glycoside hydrolase family 43 protein yields the protein MSNETADLDLSSLATRAISRPLVTHIYTADPSAHVFDGAIYIYPSHDIEGGVPFNDNGDHFCMEDYHVFRMASPDSEAVDCGVALHVKDIPWAARQVWAPDAACKNGRYYLYFPAKRADGIFQIGVAVSDRPEGPFAPEPEAIRGSYSIDPAVYADDDGAFYMYFGGIWGGQLQKYRDNTYAAAYEEPCADEPALGPRVAKLSDDMKQFAETPREIVILDENGQPLLAGDNQRRYFEGPWMHRYQGKYYLSYSTGDTHLLCYAIGDNPYGPFTYQGQILTEVVGWTTHHSICEVDGRWYLFYHDAILSGGVTHLRSIKMTELHYDERGSILTLHPYGK from the coding sequence ATGTCCAACGAAACTGCAGACCTCGATCTATCGTCCTTGGCGACGCGCGCTATTTCAAGGCCACTGGTAACGCATATCTACACCGCCGATCCTTCTGCACACGTGTTCGACGGCGCGATTTATATCTATCCCTCGCACGACATCGAAGGCGGCGTGCCGTTCAACGACAATGGCGATCACTTCTGCATGGAGGACTACCACGTCTTCCGCATGGCGTCGCCCGATAGCGAGGCCGTCGATTGCGGCGTCGCACTGCATGTGAAAGACATCCCGTGGGCAGCGCGACAGGTGTGGGCGCCGGATGCGGCCTGCAAAAATGGGCGCTACTACCTCTACTTTCCGGCCAAACGCGCCGATGGCATCTTTCAGATTGGCGTAGCGGTATCAGATCGCCCGGAAGGGCCGTTCGCGCCGGAGCCAGAAGCGATTCGCGGCAGCTATTCCATCGATCCTGCCGTTTATGCCGACGACGATGGCGCGTTCTATATGTATTTCGGTGGCATTTGGGGCGGCCAGTTGCAGAAATACCGCGATAACACCTACGCGGCAGCGTATGAAGAACCGTGCGCCGACGAACCTGCATTAGGGCCGCGCGTGGCGAAACTCAGCGACGATATGAAGCAGTTCGCCGAGACACCGCGCGAAATCGTGATCCTGGACGAGAACGGACAGCCGCTACTCGCTGGCGACAATCAACGTCGCTATTTCGAAGGGCCGTGGATGCACCGGTATCAAGGCAAGTACTACTTGTCTTACTCCACCGGCGACACGCACTTGCTTTGCTACGCGATCGGCGACAACCCTTATGGCCCCTTTACCTATCAAGGGCAGATCCTGACCGAGGTCGTCGGCTGGACCACGCATCACTCCATTTGCGAAGTCGACGGTCGGTGGTATTTGTTCTATCACGACGCGATATTGTCGGGCGGCGTGACGCATCTGCGCTCAATCAAGATGACGGAGCTGCACTATGACGAACGCGGAAGCATTCTGACGCTTCACCCCTATGGAAAATAA
- a CDS encoding MFS transporter, with protein sequence MNGTSQTLSITEKVGYALGDLAANLIFQTLVTFLAFFYTDVFQIPAATAATVIFVVGILGAFVFTPIIGLVADRTHTRWGKFRPWVLWTALPFGALSLLAFSTPSLTGQAKVTYAFATYSLLVLVYVANNLPYAALSGVLTGSMAERNSLSSYRFVAVMVAQFIIQVLLLPLVLILGNGDKALGFHNTMTVFAIIGTVFFLITFFTTKERIVPTHEQKSSVRDDLADLARNRPWLIMLSVTVLLFINLALKGGMYIYYFKYYLSETQLATFLQTIGFNRFIAGLNRILVGIGLTNFQWPKDAPTSAFSLFNALGIIFMIVGIGFSKRLADRFGKRDVFAGALFVSTLFLLDFYFFSPNAIGFVVMSYICHGFFYGITIPLLWAMTADVADYSEWKNRRRATAIIFSAMLCGLKIGLSVGGALVAGILAYYGYHADAAAQSPDAVNGIRLTVSVLCSLPFLVAVVLMCLYEINKPMELHIEQELGARRLEASAAS encoded by the coding sequence ATGAACGGTACTTCTCAAACGCTCTCGATCACGGAAAAAGTCGGCTACGCGCTGGGCGATCTTGCCGCCAACCTGATTTTTCAGACACTAGTGACGTTCCTCGCATTCTTTTATACCGACGTATTCCAGATTCCTGCCGCAACGGCGGCGACCGTCATCTTTGTCGTAGGCATACTTGGCGCATTTGTATTTACACCGATCATCGGATTGGTGGCCGATCGCACGCATACTCGCTGGGGCAAGTTTCGGCCATGGGTGCTGTGGACGGCGCTCCCCTTCGGTGCGCTCTCGCTGCTGGCCTTCAGTACGCCGTCGCTGACTGGTCAGGCAAAAGTGACGTATGCCTTCGCAACGTATTCGCTGTTGGTGCTGGTCTACGTGGCGAACAACCTGCCATACGCCGCATTGAGCGGCGTGCTCACCGGCAGCATGGCGGAGCGCAACAGCCTTTCTTCCTACCGCTTTGTGGCGGTGATGGTGGCGCAGTTCATTATTCAGGTGCTGTTGCTGCCGCTGGTGTTGATCCTCGGCAACGGCGACAAGGCGCTTGGCTTTCACAACACGATGACGGTGTTCGCCATCATCGGCACCGTATTTTTCTTGATAACGTTCTTCACGACCAAAGAACGCATCGTGCCGACGCACGAACAGAAATCCAGCGTGCGCGACGACCTCGCCGACCTGGCGAGAAATCGACCGTGGTTGATCATGCTGAGCGTCACGGTGCTGCTGTTTATCAATCTCGCGCTCAAGGGCGGGATGTACATCTATTACTTCAAGTACTACCTGAGCGAAACGCAGCTCGCGACGTTTCTCCAAACCATCGGCTTCAATCGCTTTATCGCAGGGTTGAATAGAATATTGGTCGGCATCGGCCTTACCAATTTCCAATGGCCCAAGGATGCGCCGACGTCGGCATTCAGCCTGTTCAATGCGCTCGGCATCATCTTTATGATTGTGGGCATCGGCTTCTCCAAACGATTGGCCGATCGATTCGGAAAACGCGACGTATTTGCCGGCGCGCTGTTCGTTTCGACGCTCTTTCTGCTGGATTTCTATTTCTTCTCGCCGAACGCCATCGGCTTTGTGGTGATGTCTTATATCTGCCACGGGTTTTTCTACGGCATCACGATACCGCTGCTATGGGCAATGACAGCCGATGTGGCGGACTATTCGGAATGGAAGAATCGGCGGCGCGCCACGGCCATCATTTTCTCCGCCATGCTTTGCGGGCTGAAAATCGGCCTGAGCGTCGGTGGCGCCCTTGTCGCAGGCATTCTGGCTTATTACGGTTACCACGCCGATGCGGCCGCGCAATCGCCGGATGCCGTCAACGGGATTCGGCTCACGGTCAGCGTATTGTGCTCCCTACCCTTTCTCGTGGCCGTCGTGCTGATGTGTTTGTATGAAATCAACAAGCCGATGGAATTGCATATCGAGCAAGAACTCGGTGCGCGCCGCCTTGAGGCCAGCGCGGCTTCGTGA